From a region of the Latilactobacillus sakei genome:
- the parE gene encoding DNA topoisomerase IV subunit B, translating into MPNQKQDYNDNSIQVLEGLEAVRKRPGMYIGSTDGRGLHHLVYEIVDNAVDEALAGFGAEINVTIGADNSISVRDHGRGMPTGMHQSGIPTIEVILTVLHAGGKFTQNSYKTSGGLHGVGASVVNALSEWLTVRVVRDGVAYEERFENGGHPVGTLKKVGKANEPNGTLITFKPDASIFQVTTYNYNTLAERLRESAFLLKDVKITLTDLRADPAKEDVFHYPEGIQSFVDYLNEDKDTIGNKLYFEGTKEDIEVEFAGQYNDGYSENIMSFVNNVRTGDGGTHEAGMKAGLTKAFNDYARKVNLLKERDKNMEGSDVREGLSAVLSVRIPEELLQFEGQTKGKLGSPQARTAVDNLVYEQMSFFLLENGEFAQALVRKSLKAREAREAARKAREQSRNGKKKKKSDGLLSGKLTPAQSKNAAKNELYLVEGDSAGGSAKQGRDRKFQAILPLRGKVLNTQKAKLQEILKNEEINTMIYTIGAGVGAEFKIEDSNYDKIIIMTDADTDGAHIQILLLTFFYRYMRPLIEAGKVYIALPPLYKLQKGAGAKTKIAYAWTDDELKVVAKEMGKGYSQQRFKGLGEMNADQLWDTTMDPTSRTLIRVRIDDAALAERRVTTLMGDKVEPRRKWIEENVKFTLAEEGSILETTGQATTPVTEDNAVE; encoded by the coding sequence ATGCCAAATCAAAAACAAGATTATAATGATAATTCGATTCAAGTCTTAGAGGGCTTGGAAGCAGTTCGAAAACGGCCTGGCATGTATATTGGCTCAACCGATGGGCGTGGGTTACATCATTTAGTATACGAAATTGTCGACAATGCAGTCGATGAAGCACTCGCCGGTTTTGGTGCCGAAATTAACGTCACAATCGGTGCGGACAATAGTATTAGTGTTCGTGATCATGGGCGGGGGATGCCAACGGGGATGCATCAATCAGGGATTCCAACGATTGAAGTCATCTTAACGGTCCTCCATGCCGGTGGTAAGTTCACTCAGAATAGTTATAAAACGTCTGGGGGGCTCCATGGTGTTGGGGCCAGTGTTGTTAATGCGTTATCTGAATGGTTAACCGTTCGGGTGGTTCGAGACGGCGTGGCTTATGAAGAACGCTTTGAAAACGGCGGCCATCCAGTGGGCACTTTAAAAAAGGTTGGTAAAGCCAACGAACCTAACGGGACACTAATTACCTTTAAACCGGATGCATCAATTTTCCAAGTCACAACGTATAATTACAATACGTTAGCAGAACGGTTACGGGAATCAGCCTTTTTGTTAAAGGACGTTAAGATTACGTTAACGGACTTACGTGCTGATCCTGCTAAGGAAGATGTCTTTCATTATCCAGAGGGGATTCAATCATTCGTTGATTATCTAAATGAGGATAAAGACACGATTGGGAATAAACTCTATTTTGAAGGCACTAAAGAAGACATCGAAGTTGAATTCGCTGGTCAATATAACGACGGCTATTCCGAAAACATCATGTCATTTGTTAATAACGTGCGGACTGGTGATGGTGGTACGCATGAAGCCGGGATGAAAGCCGGATTAACCAAAGCATTTAACGATTATGCGCGCAAGGTTAACTTATTAAAAGAACGGGATAAGAACATGGAAGGCTCAGATGTTCGTGAAGGACTCAGTGCCGTCTTATCTGTACGGATCCCAGAAGAGTTACTACAATTTGAAGGTCAGACCAAAGGTAAGTTAGGCTCACCACAGGCTAGAACCGCGGTCGACAACCTCGTTTACGAGCAAATGAGCTTCTTTTTACTAGAGAATGGGGAATTTGCCCAAGCCTTGGTTAGAAAGTCACTCAAGGCCCGTGAAGCCCGTGAGGCAGCCCGTAAAGCGCGTGAACAAAGCCGAAACGGTAAGAAAAAGAAAAAATCAGACGGTTTACTCTCTGGTAAGTTGACACCCGCGCAATCTAAGAACGCGGCTAAAAACGAATTGTACTTGGTCGAAGGCGATTCCGCTGGCGGTTCAGCTAAACAGGGCCGTGATCGGAAGTTCCAAGCAATCTTGCCATTACGTGGGAAGGTATTGAATACCCAAAAGGCAAAATTACAAGAAATTCTAAAAAATGAAGAAATTAACACAATGATCTACACAATCGGGGCCGGTGTTGGCGCTGAATTCAAAATTGAAGATAGCAATTACGATAAGATTATTATCATGACCGATGCGGATACCGATGGGGCTCATATTCAAATCTTACTCTTAACCTTCTTCTACCGTTACATGCGACCATTAATCGAAGCCGGTAAAGTGTATATCGCCTTACCACCTTTGTACAAGCTTCAAAAAGGTGCCGGCGCTAAAACGAAGATTGCTTATGCTTGGACGGACGATGAATTAAAAGTTGTCGCGAAGGAAATGGGTAAAGGTTATAGCCAACAACGCTTCAAAGGGTTAGGTGAAATGAATGCCGATCAACTTTGGGACACAACCATGGATCCAACAAGTCGGACCTTAATTCGTGTTCGGATTGACGATGCTGCTTTAGCAGAACGCCGGGTCACAACCTTGATGGGTGATAAAGTTGAACCGCGACGGAAGTGGATCGAAGAAAATGTGAAGTTCACGCTCGCTGAAGAAGGTAGCATTTTAGAGACGACGGGGCAAGCAACAACGCCAGTCACCGAGGATAACGCAGTAGAATAA
- a CDS encoding acyl-phosphate glycerol 3-phosphate acyltransferase has product MKLSLIFILAYLIGSFPSGVIIGRVFCHKDPRDAGSHNIGTTNSYRVLGPIAGTAVLFLDILKGTLAASLPMIFHIPNHSLVLVVGLAAVVGHAYSIFLRFTGGKAVATSAGILLAYNPLFFVIASTIFISVILITSMVSMASIIGPLLIAILSFYTHDWLLGTIATLVLIFLTYRHRENISRIKNGTENLVPFGLYYRYKQKKRQ; this is encoded by the coding sequence ATGAAATTAAGTCTTATTTTTATCTTGGCCTACCTGATTGGCTCGTTTCCCTCAGGCGTCATTATCGGCCGGGTCTTTTGTCATAAAGATCCCCGGGATGCTGGCAGTCATAATATTGGAACAACCAATTCTTACCGGGTATTAGGCCCAATCGCTGGGACGGCTGTTTTGTTCCTCGATATTTTAAAGGGTACTTTAGCAGCCAGTCTACCAATGATTTTTCACATCCCTAATCATTCATTGGTCTTAGTCGTTGGTTTAGCTGCAGTTGTTGGCCATGCCTACTCTATCTTTTTACGCTTTACAGGTGGCAAAGCCGTTGCAACCAGCGCTGGGATCTTACTGGCCTACAACCCGCTTTTCTTCGTGATTGCTAGTACGATTTTTATTAGTGTCATTTTAATCACGAGTATGGTCAGCATGGCCAGTATCATCGGCCCCTTGCTAATTGCTATCTTGTCATTTTACACACACGACTGGTTACTCGGTACGATTGCGACGTTAGTTCTAATCTTTTTAACCTACCGCCATCGCGAGAACATCAGTCGCATTAAAAATGGTACGGAAAACCTAGTCCCATTCGGGTTATATTACCGTTATAAACAAAAAAAACGCCAATAA
- a CDS encoding iron export ABC transporter permease subunit FetB, whose protein sequence is MNLAVNGLSLTFAVSLVFVALIISFHEKIGLEKDMLISVGRAIVQLIIVGYLLKFIFQINHVWITLAMMLIIIFNAAANARKRASTLQHAFGISLIAILTSTGVTLGLLVLSGAIKFVPSQIIPITGMIASNSMVAIGLSYRSMLTQFKDQRQAVLERLALGASLKQASIAIVRESIKTGMSPTIDSAKTVGLVSLPGMMSGLIFAGVDPVKAIMYQILVTFMLLSATSLGSVIACYLAYHSFYNDREQLIDL, encoded by the coding sequence ATGAATCTAGCCGTTAATGGGTTATCATTAACCTTTGCTGTTTCGTTAGTTTTTGTCGCGTTAATCATCAGTTTTCACGAAAAAATTGGTCTCGAAAAAGATATGTTGATCAGTGTCGGGCGAGCGATTGTCCAATTAATTATCGTGGGTTATTTATTGAAATTTATTTTTCAAATTAACCATGTTTGGATAACGCTAGCGATGATGTTGATCATTATCTTTAACGCGGCGGCTAACGCTCGTAAACGTGCTAGTACGTTACAGCACGCGTTTGGCATTTCATTAATTGCGATTTTAACGAGTACCGGTGTTACACTCGGGTTATTAGTCTTATCTGGTGCGATTAAATTCGTGCCATCGCAGATTATCCCGATTACGGGGATGATTGCTTCCAATTCGATGGTCGCCATTGGCCTGAGCTATCGGAGTATGTTGACACAGTTTAAGGATCAACGCCAAGCCGTATTGGAACGCTTGGCACTCGGCGCTAGCTTGAAACAAGCCTCAATTGCAATTGTGAGAGAAAGTATTAAAACGGGGATGTCACCGACAATCGATTCAGCCAAGACGGTCGGCCTGGTCAGTCTCCCAGGGATGATGTCGGGGTTAATCTTTGCCGGTGTTGATCCGGTTAAAGCCATTATGTATCAAATATTAGTCACCTTCATGCTATTGTCGGCGACGAGTCTCGGGTCAGTTATTGCCTGTTATTTAGCCTATCATTCATTTTATAATGACCGCGAACAATTAATCGATCTTTAA
- a CDS encoding spermidine/putrescine ABC transporter ATP-binding protein, producing the protein MLQLETKGLNYSVDGQAILSDINITIEQGSYNTIVGPSGSGKSTLLRLLADLLTPTSGEILLAGQAISDYKPTQYRQRVSYCFQQPTLFGTTVGDNLVFPFEIRELPVDETLVQTQLARVGLAEMPLTKKITTLSGGEKQRIALIRNLMFKPEILLLDEITTGLDEQTKSLVNGLITQLNQEDGITVLSITHDTQEQQRKGRQLQIVAGRLVHADESSR; encoded by the coding sequence ATGCTTCAGCTAGAGACAAAGGGCCTTAATTATAGCGTTGATGGCCAAGCAATATTGAGCGATATTAATATCACAATTGAACAAGGGTCTTATAATACGATTGTGGGACCATCAGGGAGTGGTAAGAGTACGTTGTTACGGCTATTAGCCGATTTATTGACACCAACGAGTGGGGAGATTTTGTTGGCAGGACAGGCCATTAGCGACTATAAACCGACGCAATATCGGCAACGCGTGTCTTATTGCTTCCAACAACCAACGTTATTTGGGACGACAGTTGGTGATAATCTAGTATTTCCGTTTGAAATTCGCGAATTACCAGTGGATGAGACGCTAGTTCAGACGCAATTAGCCCGAGTTGGGTTAGCGGAGATGCCCTTGACTAAAAAGATTACAACGCTCTCGGGGGGCGAAAAGCAACGAATTGCTTTAATTCGTAACCTGATGTTTAAACCGGAAATCCTGCTACTGGATGAAATTACGACCGGCCTAGATGAGCAGACTAAATCCTTGGTTAATGGGCTAATCACACAATTGAATCAAGAAGATGGGATTACGGTCTTGTCGATTACCCATGATACACAAGAACAACAACGGAAAGGGCGTCAGCTTCAAATTGTAGCTGGTCGTTTGGTACATGCAGATGAATCTAGCCGTTAA
- the thiD gene encoding bifunctional hydroxymethylpyrimidine kinase/phosphomethylpyrimidine kinase: MLNSFPQVMTIAGSDSDGSAGAQADLNTFFARGVYGMSVLTACVAGNSFGIHASQALTPEFINAEFEAIAADFKVRACKTGMLTDSETIMTVAKQLKQHDFGPLVLDPVIITKHGALLLADEAYQTLKTELIPMATVLTPNFYEAQKLTGISLNEPADFQAAAEKLLALGAKNVIIKGHHAAGQSSVTDYVRLADGQEFWLSEPYIETTHINGTGDSLSACICAEIAKGHSIEEAIKTAKKFVHAAIANPIDVGHKYGPINHHAQ; this comes from the coding sequence ATGTTAAACAGCTTTCCCCAAGTCATGACAATCGCCGGTTCCGACTCTGATGGTAGCGCTGGCGCCCAAGCTGATTTAAACACTTTCTTCGCCCGCGGTGTTTATGGCATGAGCGTTTTGACCGCCTGTGTCGCTGGTAATTCATTTGGAATCCACGCGAGCCAAGCGCTGACCCCTGAATTTATCAACGCCGAATTTGAAGCAATTGCCGCCGATTTTAAGGTCCGGGCTTGCAAGACCGGGATGCTCACCGATAGTGAGACGATTATGACCGTTGCCAAGCAACTCAAGCAACACGATTTTGGCCCCTTGGTTTTAGACCCGGTCATTATCACAAAACACGGCGCACTATTACTTGCTGATGAAGCCTACCAGACGCTAAAAACCGAATTGATTCCAATGGCGACCGTTTTAACCCCTAATTTCTATGAAGCCCAAAAACTAACCGGCATTTCTTTGAATGAACCGGCTGATTTCCAAGCAGCTGCTGAAAAGCTACTGGCGCTAGGCGCTAAGAATGTAATAATCAAAGGCCACCACGCTGCTGGTCAATCAAGCGTTACTGATTATGTGCGACTAGCCGATGGTCAAGAATTCTGGTTATCAGAACCCTATATCGAAACGACCCATATTAATGGGACAGGTGATTCACTCTCTGCATGTATCTGCGCTGAAATTGCTAAGGGGCACTCGATCGAAGAAGCCATTAAAACGGCTAAAAAATTCGTACACGCCGCCATTGCTAATCCTATCGACGTCGGCCACAAATACGGTCCCATCAATCATCACGCGCAATAA
- the budA gene encoding acetolactate decarboxylase: protein MTFDYQRVYQHGTLALLVPGLFTGTLSVADLLTHGDFGIGTAHGLAGEMIILDGQAYQVTGEGQVNQLASTDMVPFATVHFQAPELSSQALGTVTKAELEDQILAQQPLKNLFFAVKVTGRFKKMHTRAVEAQEQPYPNLTDATRVQPEFEQDGVTGTLVGYYAPALYQGAAVAGYHVHFLNTAHDFGGHVLDYVIEDAQLTVQPFETFEQHFPSQDPDFLNSDFDLKAINADIEEAEH from the coding sequence ATGACATTTGATTATCAACGCGTCTATCAACACGGCACCTTGGCCCTATTGGTCCCCGGTTTATTTACCGGGACTTTGTCGGTCGCCGATTTATTAACCCATGGTGATTTTGGCATTGGCACGGCACATGGTTTAGCAGGCGAAATGATCATCTTGGATGGTCAAGCCTACCAAGTAACCGGTGAGGGCCAAGTTAATCAACTTGCCTCCACTGACATGGTGCCTTTTGCGACAGTTCATTTTCAAGCCCCTGAACTGTCAAGCCAAGCGTTAGGGACAGTGACTAAGGCGGAACTTGAAGATCAGATCTTAGCGCAACAGCCGCTGAAGAATCTCTTTTTTGCCGTTAAGGTGACTGGTCGCTTTAAGAAAATGCATACGCGTGCCGTTGAGGCCCAAGAACAACCCTATCCCAATTTGACGGACGCAACGCGCGTGCAGCCCGAGTTTGAGCAAGATGGAGTGACTGGCACGCTAGTTGGTTACTACGCACCAGCGCTCTATCAAGGGGCCGCAGTTGCCGGTTATCACGTGCACTTTTTAAACACGGCGCATGATTTTGGGGGCCACGTCTTAGATTATGTGATTGAAGACGCTCAATTAACGGTACAACCGTTTGAGACTTTTGAGCAACATTTCCCAAGTCAAGATCCTGACTTTTTAAATAGCGATTTCGATTTGAAGGCAATTAACGCCGATATTGAAGAAGCAGAACACTAA
- a CDS encoding acetolactate synthase AlsS, whose product MTDKKEYYGADAIIDSLVNHEVEYVFGIPGAKIDRVFERLEHPVNPKTPQLILARHEQNAAFMAAGIGRITGKPGVVMATSGPGASNLATGVVTATAEGDPVLAIAGQVKRADLLRLTHQSMRNAALFAPITKFSAEVQEPENLSEVIANAYQEAESAKQGASFVSVPQDVTDAKVQSKVIKPLIAPKLGPASPVETTLLAQRIKEAKLPVLLVGMRASSPEVTAAIRNLIAETHIPVVETFQAAGVVSRELETDFYGRVGLFRNQPGDRILKRSDLVIAIGYDPIEYEPRNWNAESDAHIMVIDDMRAEIDHNFQPEKELVGDIAQTLDFLLPYMKGYQLADDVRDYLKELHAELHQRDTAPEMSADKTLNHPLNIVSELQERVTDEMTVTVDVGSHYIWMARHFRSYEPRHLLFSNGMQTLGVALPWAISAALVRPNTQIVSVSGDGGFLFSSQDLETAVRLNLNIVHIIWNDGYYDMVKFQEEMKYGESAAVQFGPVDFVKYAESFGATGLRVEKAADLGQVLDQAFATEGPVIVDIPVDYSDNKLLGQALLPDQLV is encoded by the coding sequence ATGACTGACAAAAAAGAGTACTATGGTGCAGATGCAATTATCGATAGCTTAGTAAATCATGAAGTAGAATATGTTTTTGGTATTCCAGGCGCCAAAATTGACCGAGTATTTGAACGACTAGAACACCCCGTCAATCCTAAAACACCCCAATTGATTTTAGCACGCCATGAACAAAATGCGGCATTTATGGCCGCTGGTATCGGCCGAATTACTGGTAAACCCGGCGTTGTGATGGCCACATCTGGTCCTGGCGCTAGTAACCTAGCAACCGGGGTGGTCACTGCCACTGCTGAAGGTGATCCGGTCTTAGCAATCGCTGGACAAGTGAAACGAGCTGATTTACTCCGGTTAACCCATCAGAGTATGCGGAATGCAGCGCTCTTTGCACCAATTACTAAGTTTAGTGCAGAAGTGCAAGAACCTGAAAATTTATCAGAAGTGATTGCCAATGCCTATCAAGAAGCGGAATCAGCTAAACAAGGGGCTAGCTTTGTCAGTGTCCCTCAAGATGTGACGGATGCTAAGGTTCAATCTAAAGTAATTAAGCCTCTAATTGCACCTAAATTAGGGCCTGCTAGTCCGGTTGAAACAACCTTGTTAGCCCAACGGATTAAAGAAGCGAAACTTCCCGTATTATTAGTTGGGATGCGAGCATCTTCACCAGAAGTAACCGCCGCTATTCGAAATTTAATTGCCGAAACCCACATTCCAGTCGTTGAAACTTTCCAAGCCGCGGGGGTGGTCTCACGTGAATTGGAAACTGATTTTTACGGCCGGGTGGGCTTATTCCGTAATCAACCAGGCGATCGGATCTTAAAACGCAGCGATTTGGTGATTGCAATTGGCTATGACCCAATTGAATACGAACCACGTAACTGGAATGCTGAAAGTGATGCGCACATCATGGTCATCGATGATATGCGTGCTGAAATCGATCATAATTTCCAACCTGAAAAGGAATTAGTCGGTGATATCGCACAAACGCTCGATTTCTTGTTGCCATACATGAAGGGCTATCAATTAGCTGATGACGTTCGCGACTACCTCAAGGAACTCCACGCAGAATTACACCAACGCGATACAGCACCTGAAATGTCAGCCGACAAGACGCTCAACCACCCATTGAACATTGTGTCTGAGTTGCAAGAACGCGTGACTGATGAAATGACAGTCACGGTTGATGTTGGGAGTCATTATATCTGGATGGCGCGTCACTTTAGAAGTTACGAACCGCGTCATTTACTCTTTAGTAACGGGATGCAAACATTAGGGGTCGCTTTACCATGGGCCATTAGTGCCGCTTTAGTCCGTCCTAATACCCAAATTGTCTCTGTTTCTGGTGATGGTGGCTTCTTATTCTCAAGCCAAGATTTAGAAACAGCCGTTCGTTTGAATTTAAACATTGTGCATATCATTTGGAATGATGGTTACTATGACATGGTTAAATTCCAGGAAGAAATGAAATATGGCGAATCAGCAGCCGTTCAATTTGGCCCAGTCGATTTCGTCAAATATGCTGAAAGTTTCGGCGCTACTGGCTTACGTGTTGAAAAAGCAGCCGATCTAGGCCAAGTCCTAGACCAAGCTTTTGCCACTGAAGGCCCAGTCATTGTCGATATTCCAGTCGATTACAGTGATAATAAGCTACTTGGTCAAGCTTTATTACCAGATCAACTTGTTTAA
- a CDS encoding aldose epimerase: protein MIQIANEFLTVTLSPQGAELQSVKGAVSGLEYLWQADPKVWGRHAPVLFPFVGRSKDDQYTYQGKTYPMGQHGFARDRQFEVESQTDTAVTFLLKSDEESLKIYPFEFELRVSYQVNDMHLKVGYDVKNTAQSGPMYFSVGGHPGFKVPLTDDTQFEDYFLDYRPQKSRVKIPLQGAFINLNERTLAPTDVATDINHSLFKDDALIYELKGKENKFSIRSEKTDHAISLKVSGAPFIGVWSPYPTEGELVCLEPWWGIADDVDASGELSEKFGVNQLAPGEVFNASYEITVK, encoded by the coding sequence ATGATCCAAATTGCAAATGAATTTTTAACAGTGACACTTAGTCCACAAGGTGCGGAATTACAGAGTGTTAAAGGGGCTGTTTCAGGCTTAGAATATCTCTGGCAAGCAGATCCCAAAGTTTGGGGGCGCCACGCACCCGTTTTATTCCCGTTTGTTGGGCGTTCTAAGGATGATCAATATACGTATCAAGGTAAAACTTACCCAATGGGCCAACACGGCTTTGCCCGTGATCGTCAATTTGAAGTAGAAAGCCAAACTGATACGGCGGTGACATTCTTATTGAAATCAGATGAAGAAAGTTTAAAAATTTATCCATTTGAATTTGAACTACGCGTTTCTTACCAAGTAAACGACATGCACTTAAAAGTGGGCTATGATGTTAAAAATACAGCACAATCTGGCCCAATGTACTTTTCTGTTGGGGGCCACCCCGGCTTTAAAGTCCCATTAACGGACGATACCCAATTTGAAGACTACTTTTTAGACTACCGACCACAAAAATCACGCGTCAAGATTCCATTGCAAGGGGCATTCATCAATCTAAATGAACGCACATTAGCACCAACGGATGTGGCGACTGATATTAATCACTCACTCTTCAAAGATGATGCCTTAATTTACGAATTAAAGGGTAAAGAAAATAAATTTAGCATTCGTTCTGAAAAAACGGATCATGCGATTAGTTTGAAAGTATCAGGCGCCCCATTTATCGGTGTTTGGTCACCTTACCCAACGGAAGGCGAATTAGTTTGTCTTGAACCTTGGTGGGGGATTGCAGATGATGTTGACGCTTCTGGTGAACTTTCAGAAAAATTTGGTGTCAATCAATTAGCACCCGGCGAAGTATTTAATGCCAGTTACGAAATTACAGTTAAATAG
- a CDS encoding ATP-dependent protease ATPase subunit HslU — translation MNKTPKSIVAELDKFVIGQDKAKKAVAVALYNRYRRMQLSTKMQQEITPKNLLMIGPTGVGKTEIARRLAKVVDAPLIKVEATKFTEVGYVGRDVESMVRDLADVAVHMEESEQFKNVRGKAARQADKRLVKLLVPGIKKEQRKNNNSMNDLMSMFTALQNGETPAGLNQAETEEVTDEVRDQRLSVKEQLDKGLLDDREIEIQVDEPKKAAPMNDMMGQMGIDLNDTLGSIMPKKKMVRTVTVKEAREIFIQEESDKLVNHADIYHDALQRAENTGIIFIDEIDKIAAGGKKQSGEVSREGVQRDILPIVEGSQVNTKYGVLKTDHILFIGSGAFAESKPSDLIAELQGRFPIRVELEDLTEADFVRILTEPNNALVKQYMALIGADGVHVTFTMEAIGRIAAIAFQVNHDTENIGARRLATILEKLLEDILFEGPDMQMGDITITEQYVNDKIGKIVADKDLTRFIL, via the coding sequence ATGAATAAAACACCTAAATCAATTGTCGCTGAATTAGACAAGTTTGTAATTGGCCAAGATAAAGCTAAAAAAGCCGTAGCGGTAGCCTTGTATAATCGTTATCGTCGGATGCAATTAAGCACTAAGATGCAACAAGAAATAACACCTAAAAACTTATTGATGATCGGACCAACCGGGGTCGGTAAGACAGAAATCGCTCGCCGGTTAGCGAAAGTCGTTGATGCGCCTTTAATCAAGGTTGAAGCCACTAAATTTACAGAAGTCGGCTATGTTGGTCGTGATGTTGAATCAATGGTCCGAGACTTAGCGGATGTTGCTGTTCACATGGAAGAATCAGAACAATTCAAGAATGTGCGTGGTAAAGCGGCTCGTCAAGCAGACAAACGCTTAGTAAAATTATTAGTCCCTGGTATCAAGAAGGAACAACGTAAAAATAATAATAGCATGAACGACTTAATGTCGATGTTCACGGCCCTTCAAAATGGTGAAACACCAGCTGGTTTAAACCAAGCTGAAACTGAAGAAGTCACCGACGAAGTACGCGATCAACGGTTATCTGTTAAGGAGCAACTTGATAAGGGGCTTTTGGATGATCGCGAAATTGAAATTCAAGTTGACGAACCTAAAAAGGCCGCACCAATGAACGATATGATGGGTCAAATGGGAATTGACTTGAACGATACATTAGGCTCAATCATGCCTAAAAAGAAGATGGTCAGAACCGTTACCGTTAAAGAAGCGCGTGAAATCTTCATTCAAGAAGAATCAGACAAGTTGGTTAATCATGCCGATATTTATCATGATGCCCTTCAAAGAGCCGAAAATACCGGGATTATCTTTATCGATGAAATCGATAAGATTGCTGCCGGTGGTAAGAAACAATCTGGCGAAGTCTCACGTGAAGGGGTACAACGCGATATTTTACCAATCGTTGAAGGCTCACAAGTTAATACCAAATACGGGGTACTTAAAACAGACCATATCCTCTTCATTGGTTCTGGGGCTTTTGCGGAATCTAAACCAAGTGATTTAATCGCTGAGTTACAAGGTCGTTTTCCAATTCGAGTGGAATTAGAAGACTTAACTGAAGCCGACTTTGTCCGGATCTTAACGGAACCTAACAACGCGCTTGTTAAGCAATATATGGCTTTAATCGGTGCAGATGGGGTCCACGTCACCTTCACCATGGAAGCCATTGGCCGAATTGCTGCAATTGCCTTCCAAGTAAACCACGACACCGAAAACATTGGTGCGCGACGCTTGGCAACCATCTTGGAGAAATTGTTGGAAGATATTCTCTTTGAAGGACCAGATATGCAGATGGGTGATATCACCATCACTGAACAATATGTTAATGATAAAATTGGTAAGATTGTAGCCGATAAAGATTTAACCCGCTTTATTCTATAA
- a CDS encoding HslU--HslV peptidase proteolytic subunit — MTTICAVKHNGRTAIAGDGQVTMGEKFVTKDSAKKIRRIYGNKVAIGFAGGVADAFTLQEWFEQKLEKYSGDLQHAAVALAQDWRKDPTLQKLEAMLIAINETDILLISGNGEVITPDTLAESGDQVIAVGSGGNFAQAAATALILEGKPELTAEKIVETGVNIAGGIDVYTNHNVIVESF, encoded by the coding sequence ATGACAACAATTTGTGCAGTAAAACATAATGGTCGAACAGCGATTGCTGGCGACGGACAAGTAACGATGGGCGAAAAATTCGTCACAAAAGATTCAGCGAAGAAAATTCGCCGGATTTACGGCAATAAAGTCGCAATTGGTTTTGCCGGTGGCGTTGCAGATGCATTTACGTTACAAGAATGGTTTGAACAAAAATTAGAAAAATACTCAGGCGATTTACAACACGCGGCTGTTGCTTTGGCACAGGATTGGCGTAAAGATCCAACACTTCAAAAATTAGAAGCAATGTTGATTGCCATTAACGAAACAGATATTCTTTTGATCTCAGGTAACGGTGAAGTCATTACCCCGGATACACTTGCTGAATCAGGGGATCAAGTGATTGCGGTTGGTTCAGGTGGTAATTTCGCCCAAGCGGCTGCAACGGCCTTGATTTTAGAAGGTAAGCCTGAATTAACAGCCGAAAAAATCGTTGAAACTGGCGTGAATATTGCTGGTGGCATCGACGTTTATACGAACCACAACGTGATTGTGGAATCATTTTAG